ttaaacacaagtatttatatttaatacatatatattataagaaatatacattattaaacttatacttttaaacacaagtatatatatttaatacatatataattcataactAACCTTCTCCTGGTGGACGTACTGAGAGTAAGACTTACGACCATGGGTCCCCGCAAGAACTTGCTTGCCCCTGTTCGTGCTGTTTCTCGCCGACTGCTTCACCCGGTCCTCCCTCTGGTAATACCCCAACAAAGCTCTCCAGTCCTCCTGTGACATACTCTCTGGAGGAACAGCCTGTTCCAACTGGGGAACTGCATCCAGCCCCCCTTTTTGGAAAAGTGGGCTCTCTTGAACTGGCTCTTTCGGAGCCGATACTGATCGGAGCAGTCCCTATCAACACACAGCCTGAACCCCCGCCTGATAGGATCCTCGGGGTTAGGAATCTGAATAAAGTGGTCCAATTTGAACCGAGTctgcaatttataaaagtaaaagttagcgaaattaaaaattgatacaaacatcaaagacgaagttaaaaatgaataattttttACGTTCAGAGTCGGGATGATAAAATCCTTTCTTTCAACAGGCACATGGTCCCAGGAGTCGTATGTCTGAGGGATGTGGCGAACCAAGGTGCCAATGAGGCTCTTATACATAGAAGAATTTGGGCCGAAAGCCTGCCACGTTTTTAAGTTGCTCGTGTCAAAGTCGATCGACAAGCGACCCTTTTTCGCGAACTCAGCCTCcagatttaaattttgacaGGGCCCCCTCCCCTTCCCTTTCGTGGGGctagcaaaaattaaaaaaacaagttagtaaaaaaaatattaaattaaaatatgaattataaagaaccaaattctaaaaagacaagttagtaaaaaaatattaaattaaaatatgaattataaaaaaaccaaattcctTACCGCCGCTGCCTTTGCAGCCCCATGTAATCTTCCACCATGGTCGATGTGGGTCTTTATTGCCGTCATCACCGCCATGGTAAGTCGTCATCtatactgcaaaatacaaatcatattatacgttttttgcaaaatacaaatcatataacaaaattatcacaaatttaattacttttatatatatcttttttacttgataataatttttagaactccgtttatacaatataaatttacttttatacttttaaatttaactttatagtaatttttaatacgtctaaggtagtttatttaatcaaaatttttaattcaaatttttaaataattttgtatatttagttcaatacatatatttttaacataatcttggctacttattttaatcaattttttaacaaattttaatctacgtcatttttgcatttaaagatatatattctaacaaatcactaacaaaacaaattcgtggctcctaacaaatcactaaattatcaacaaatcaaaactaactatactaacaaacctattaaaatcctataaacaactaataatcctaacaaaactaataaatatacaaaaactatactaacataccaatattctaacaaaactaacaaaactaataaatatacaaaaactatactaacatatcaatattctaacaaaactaactaattaacaaaactaacaaaactaataataacataccaatatactaacaaacctattaaaatcctataaacaactaataattctaacaaattaacaaaactgatatatatacaaaaactatactaacataccatggAGGCTcgaattttttcactttttgcagcgagggtcgctgcaaaaattagtaatggtctagatactaaaaaataatggtttggatattgggaaaagcataaaatacataccacAATTTGAAATGGCTTGAAAATTTGGGGGAGGACGACCGACCGGAATTTGGGGGAGGATAATCCCGACACTGGCGGTACTGCGGTGGCGGTGGACGGCGGCGGCGGCTGGCGGTACtgcacggtggtggctggcgacGGTACTGCAATAGATGGTGGAGGAAGAGAAGGCTGGCGGTACTGCACGGTGGTGGCTAGCGGtggacggtggtggctggcggcggtaCTGCAATAGATGGGTGGAGGAAGAAAAAGTGTaagaaaatgttatattttgaaGGGTGGAAGAAGGAAAATGATAGAATAGATGGATGGGTGGATCGGTGTTTAAAAACGGTTCCGGGTTaacttattgcagcgagggtcgctgcaataagtggagTAACGGTCGGGTCAAACATTTAAAGCGGTGAGTGGAATGCTGACGTGGCGAGGgttattgcagcgagggtcgttGCAAAATCTGCCTGGTCAAATTACCAAAAATGGTGGTCGAGATACGGGCGCGTAGATATATTTATGCAAAGCCAGATCAGACAGAGTCAGTAAGATAAAACATTGCTTATGAGGTCATATGATTGCATTTTCATCAGAAAGACACTATGTCATGACTAATTGACCATCAAGATCTAAATAAGTGACAAAAACACTATGTCATGACCAATGGAAGTCTCCCTTATCATAGTCTTAGTTTTTACTTGCTTTGATGGATAATTTCTTTTATTCCgggttaattatttttttaggaaaacaatttatctttcctAAATATTAAGCCTAAATATCATTTTAAAACTATTAGATAGTCGAGTAATCCACTAATTCCTTGATTTTTTATACGTCATAGAAAATGTTTTAGACTATTTATTTTAGGAAGATTTAttatttctcttcttttttagTGTCCCAACTTAATAAATTCCAATCCAAATCCGTCACTATTCACATTCGAATCTTACTGAAAGCAGGCAAAAAGTTTCTCAGCCAACAGTTCATGAAAATACATGTCCATTTCTTATTTTACCCTTCGTTGAAACAGATTTCACTTTGCACCCTTACATATACTTTCATGTTTGCTTCAAACAAATTTCTTTTTACACTATGACAGCTTAATTTTTCCAATACTGGGTCTTAGTTTTAGTCATTCGATCATAAGACTTTTTTAATGTGTACATGCAACAAAAGTTGTAATAAACACACTATATTTTTGTCACATATATTTTGGtcatatacaaaaaaataattattggtttaaaataaaaatgactgtAGATAAGAAATATATACTGTGAATTTATCAATACCATATACCCAAGCAATAATAAGAAATTCATAAGCTATGTTTACAatactttaaattttattttatgcatATGTAATTAATTGAAAGTAGGACCCAGAGTATCATTTCAAATATATTCATGTATAAATGTGTAAAATTAAATCTCCCtcagaaaaaatatatttagaatTCAACAAAGAAATTCAGATAAGGCTGAAACTATTTTTTCTTCAATCATAGGGAGATTCAATTTCAAACAAGTAGATTTCTAATTTTCATACAGTATTTACTATTAAATTATTTCAAAGTAATTATTTCTAATCTTAAGTTGTTAGTAATTATGCCATATAATCAAAGATTACTTCCTGTAAATCCAAATTTtcttctagctagctagctaaacTCAGATCtataatgtaaatgaaaataaaggaaaataaaatGGGCACTACAGAATACAGATAAATATAGTACTAGTACgtaaaaagtcaaaaaattaAATGTGGGCCATTTGAAAAGTTAAGAGAAAAAATGGATGCGAATATACTGCACATCCATATATAGTATCTCTAAAATGGCCAATAAACATTCATTTATAGAAATAAACGTTTAAAAGCAATGATATCCGCAAAGATATGGCCGCAGTGCCCACTACACGTCGCATGCGGATGGAAGAATTTTGCAGTAGTAAATGATAAAAGCAAATCTAGTAGTTGTACACACTTTCTAGATATAGAAAGGTAGATTCGTAAGGCAtaaatctcaaaaaaaaaaaacaaaaaaaaaaaaactaaggaCTTGATATAAAAAAGGAAAGATAGACAATAAATAAGCAGTTTAGTTCATATTGACATGAACTGCTTGTTTAAATGCAAGTTAAGAAATATGAATGTTTGccaaaaacatatatgaaagaaagaaagaaatggagGCTGCAAAGAATATGGTTGATAAGTGTTGCTATTTATGGTAGGGTTTAGGGCAACCGGGCAGGTAAGGTGGTGCAACTTGCATAATGCATAGTCGGTAATGGCCTGACCGTACTATAtactattaataataataataataataataaattaataattgtatatgtatCATATGTTGTATCTGGATCTGGATTGTTCAATGTTCATTTATTTGTATTGCCACAAGTTGGGGCCGGTTTGGAGATGGTCAAGCGGACTACTGGAGTCCAGTGGCTGGGCTAAATTGGCAAACAAGATGGGTCATGACCCtaccatgtatatatatatatatatattatataaataaaacaaaattgtttttagaacttttttttgtaggtGACATGCTCATATTTTTTCTTAAGCTATTCTCTacaaatttatgatgtcatagttatttttttttattttcaaaaatctatttttttatattagcccctatgttatttatttttttaaatattattttgtaacctttttcatatatatatatatatatatatatatatgaggaaaGGAATATAAGACTGTTATGCACCTAAGTTTGgtgaaaaatctctcacatactttttttttaaaccataaaaatcatggggaccaaacattaattcaaaatattaaaaaattgctatgtgaagggtttttcacctaagttgggtgcataacagtctCATATATATCACTTTGGTCCATGTCCATGAAATGTAAAGTTAGACAACTAATATGACTACTTTGGTCCATGTCCATGAAATGTAAAGTTAGACAACTAATATGACTATGGGTATCCGCACAATGCAGCGGGGTAATGACAGCAATGGTGACGGCAACAATGGGTAGTGGCGGCGTGTGGTGGTAGCAGCGGTGGTGGAAGTGGCAGCGGTGGTGACGATGCAATAGTGGCGACAGTGGTGGCGATGCAATGGTGGCGACAGTGACGGGTGATAGTGGCGTGCGGCAATACCCAATGTTGTACCGATACCAATCCCGAGAACTATCAATAGGGGGTACCAGCATCAATCCCACCTGAGATTCGATAGCATTTTCTACTTTTCTAGTACCCAGATCAGAGTGGGAGTTGCGTAGGCAAATAGTTAGGTAACTGCCATGTTTATTAGTTAAATTACATAAGTATGCTTTTTCTGCCAACCTCTAACCAATTCAACCACCGGACACCAGTTAATTAAAATACCCGTTTTAAATTCATTGGTTAAGATGATAAAAAGCTATCATTAAATTTAAGTTGATTAgtttgataaattaaaaaaaaaaaaaaaaaaaaaaaaagaagaaaaagaaaaacctagTATGTTAGTACGTCTGAAAAAAGAGGGTTCCCCGTACAATTTCagcaaatacaaaaataataggAATACTTCTTCTCCATGCTGTTAATCCAATAGCTAAGTAAGATCtaagagaaagaaaataatgaaGTCAAGACTAGTGAGATTAGCTTGGTGTACTTCTACCTACGCAACCATTTTATACTCTTAATGACCCTATCCCAGATGCCTTTTTGGGTCTTAGTTAACTGCTGCAGCTACCAGGAGACTTCGTATAACGTCACTTGAACCCAATGTTGATTCAGAAACAGGGATAGTACAGAATAATAATTAAAGGGTTCCAAACCTATAAACCCATAAAACCTTAGTAACCTTTAAACAGCCTAACCATATAAGCAAGACTCTCCACGCTTAATGCCAATGAAAAGGCACTCGCCTTTACTACCTTTAAAATTCATTTCTTACTATACAATCAATTGAATTAATGTATCAGCTGAAATGGCAGGTTTATCACCTCCCATAATATAAGCTCTTTCACAATTGGCACAACATTGAGGCTTTAAAAATTCCATACCAAGTAGAACAAAAACATCAATAACTCATGTTAGTTTTACTGCCTAAATTTTACAAACATCAAAACATTACAGATTGAAATGTTGTCATGTGGGCAATACCTTCAAGATCAAACGTCCAAGGTCAAAAGCGTCAAATCTTTTACGGATCTGAACAATGCAGGAATCTTCCAACGAAGGGATTACCCAAGTAACAGACCTAATAAATGAACTaacaaaacacaaaactttacaCCTAATAATCCAGTTAGTTTTCACCCTTCACAATCTCCAGGACCTGCAATTCACTCAACAAACGATCATACTCCATTTGTGCATCTCCCAATTCCGTTTTAAGCAATGCAACCTGCCATTAATACATGAGCcataaatcaataaaaacataatgCCCTAGTCGGCGGCAAGGTGAACAGAATAGATCAAAAACTGGTACTAACTGAAACAAGTCGATTCCGGTATTTGTTGTATCATGTCGGATCAGATTGATCCAAAACAGTGAAACACTATTTTGTCCATTGATGTGTATGATTACAAAATACTATCGTCAGAATTAGATTTTAAGACAcggaattaaaaaaatatagaagataGTATGCATAAAATTATTACTTAGAGTGACATTCAACCATTTGAACTGTACCTCTTTTTAGGTTAAAAACTTCTTATCTGGCCTATTTGAGATGAAAACACTAGGTGGCCTTTTCAGAAGTAAATGGGTTGCCAGATCtattatcatttataaatatgtcAAACGTTTATGGAATCCCTAATAAATGCAAGGAAACAATTGTACCTTGTGCTTAAGTTCTTCTTCTACCTTCTCAAACTCCAAGCATCTGAAAGAGAGCAAttaaaccatcaagattctctTATTTGCAACTAAGTACATCCGAACATAACTAGACACACATGATGATTCTTGGACAGAGAAAACCAGtgaaataatcacaaaataaaGGATACAGTGATACAAGTAAATCTTACTGGGCTTTGAGCTTTCTGTTTTCATCTATCACGCTTAATGCCCCTCCATTGTTTCCCAAATGTGTCTACACATAAAAAatcattgaacttaaaattcaaacatttaaaaaaaaaaaaaaaagataaaggcAACAGCTGGACTTAAATCTTTAACGTTAAAAAATACTGGGAATATATCATTACCAGATTAGAGTTGACATCAACAAGGCCACTCCCCATATGGGGATCCGACCGGAAACTTTGAGAGTCGCCTGTCAACTTCCTTTTCAAATTTGACCCTTTAAAAACAATCAAAGAACATGATgaataaaagtatatatgaaGAATTTTGAACCTTTACTTTTTACATTAGATTTGTTTACTGCGTACCTTCTTTAAAACCTGGAGGGAAGTTTGATATTAACTCCACTGGTTTTACAGGTGGGGAACGAGAAGAAAAAGCAGCCTTGCTGTTTAAAGTAGCTATAAACGGAGGTTTTTTATTGGGGACAGAACTAGATAAGCCTTTCCTACTAATACAACGATCAACAAGATGCTGATGCACAAAACTAGTTGCAGACGGGGGGCGCGCCTTTTTCTTAATTTGATAACCAATCAGTCCACAATGATAATCcctaaacatatttaatgactTGGGCATCAAACATAGATTTAGAGGAACAGCGTACATAGGTAGGCTTACACAGAATATTGCTTACCAGTATTCCCATGTCATTTCTTTCAGACGGGTCacaagtttttgaaaaacagAGGTTTTCTCAAAATCTTGTTTGTTGTGAGTTGGTTCAATAAAATTGGTTTCAAGAACACCTAcaaaaatcaataagttaaTTAGATAAAACTCATTTTCCTTTAACAAATGACCAGGGTTCAAACTCTTACCAACAACACCTCTGCCTCGACTGTCAGCATATTGGACAACAGGCTGAAATGCCTGAAAAGAAAAGCCAGCAACATTGCCAAATAAATAACCAGACTGGCCACTTTTTAGTTCAAAAACTAAATTAACGTCTCAAAACAAGTGAAAAAGGAATGAGAGCTAATCACCAGTATCAAACGGTTCTTATGGTAGATGTTAAAACCATGGATGCTCACATTTGGAGCCTCCTTATCAAAGCCTATCGTTGTAACCACCGCACCCTGAATCGATAATCAAATAAACAATGGGTGAATATCGATACATCTCATACACACTTCTTgaaaaaatataagataaaaataaatgtgtaagtatttgtaatttgttaaCTAATTACGACCTCCGAACGTCCGTCACTTTGAGGTTTATACAAGATATATTCCGTGTGCTTCAGATCGTTAGCAATATTATGATACATAACAACTTTCCCTCGCAGTACCATTGTGAAAGTCTCGGGTAATTTTAGATACAAGATGGATAGGTATGTCTGAAAAAAAGACGAGATGTAAAAATTTAAGAGGTCATATTAGAATTGTCAAAGAAGTTGATACAAATATTAATGAAGTTCTAAACCTACACGAAGAGAATAACGAAGCTGCTTAGAGATGTGCTGATCTGTCGCTGCCTTACGGGAACCTTCTTTCATTTTACCTTTTCCATCCCAGGTAATAAGGATGTCCTGAAAGCAAATTTGGCAATGATAAGTCACATTCAAATATTACGATATGTATGAATGCATGGATGTATGGCAAAAACAAGGAGCTATATGTAAAAGGGAAAGGCTAAACACCTCAGGATCAGAGTCAAAATTAAGCTCCAAATTCCCGTCATCATCAAGCCATAAATTGTATATAAT
The Erigeron canadensis isolate Cc75 chromosome 2, C_canadensis_v1, whole genome shotgun sequence DNA segment above includes these coding regions:
- the LOC122589809 gene encoding protein MICRORCHIDIA 6-like; translated protein: MDISEFLNFDNLEEESRPVKSESNLGGHNYSDAPPHKKSKIQGVRQDAEENWSSSGVSVLDQEQSLVDDANLCSTSPVCAAPVCRQFWKAGTYNDDLAPKSTTKSGSSYLHIHPKFLHSNATSHKWAFGAIAELIDNAVDEIQKEATYVIVDKVISPRDGSTGLLIQDDGGGMDPEAMRHCLSFGFSDKKSEFAIGKYGNGFKTSTMRLGADVIVFTRYLTGSSLTQSIGLLSYTFLTQSGYDRIVVPMVHYEWNFMTGTFDPLYPQSNENPNSNLSVILKWSPYSTEEELLKQFEDVGSHGTKVIIYNLWLDDDGNLELNFDSDPEDILITWDGKGKMKEGSRKAATDQHISKQLRYSLRTYLSILYLKLPETFTMVLRGKVVMYHNIANDLKHTEYILYKPQSDGRSEGAVVTTIGFDKEAPNVSIHGFNIYHKNRLILAFQPVVQYADSRGRGVVGVLETNFIEPTHNKQDFEKTSVFQKLVTRLKEMTWEYWDYHCGLIGYQIKKKARPPSATSFVHQHLVDRCISRKGLSSSVPNKKPPFIATLNSKAAFSSRSPPVKPVELISNFPPGFKEGSNLKRKLTGDSQSFRSDPHMGSGLVDVNSNLTHLGNNGGALSVIDENRKLKAQCLEFEKVEEELKHKVALLKTELGDAQMEYDRLLSELQVLEIVKGEN